A section of the Rhizobium favelukesii genome encodes:
- a CDS encoding helix-turn-helix domain-containing protein produces the protein MTTLTVRLSTVADAKIPFVEAGRRALSGETAKAVPSVNFTSYDDIHRVLAPSRLAIVKALAGQGALSIREVARRVNRDVQAVHRDVTTLVNAGVIDRTENGIEFPYDRIHFEYDVSAAA, from the coding sequence ATGACAACTTTGACTGTGCGCTTGAGTACCGTAGCGGATGCCAAAATCCCCTTTGTCGAGGCCGGAAGGCGGGCGCTTTCCGGTGAGACCGCTAAGGCCGTGCCTTCGGTCAACTTTACCTCCTACGATGACATACACCGAGTGCTCGCTCCCTCCCGCCTCGCTATCGTCAAGGCGCTCGCTGGACAGGGAGCTTTGTCGATCCGCGAAGTTGCTCGACGGGTCAATCGCGATGTGCAGGCCGTTCATCGTGACGTGACGACTCTCGTCAACGCTGGCGTCATCGACCGGACAGAAAATGGGATCGAGTTTCCCTATGATCGCATTCATTTCGAATATGATGTGAGCGCCGCAGCCTGA